One Actinomadura viridis genomic region harbors:
- a CDS encoding metal-dependent transcriptional regulator: protein MTSHGLIDTTEMYLRTVFELEEEGIIPLRARIAERLSQSGPTVSQTVARMERDGLLRVEGDRHLELTESGRGLATRVMRKHRLAECLLVNVIGLPWEDVHIEACRWEHVMSEDVERRLVALLDNPTTCPHGNPIPGLDELGGYAEESQTAPVMVMTDVATAGGAPAVIRRISEQVQSDSDLMLRLKQIGIQPGREVTLREGDDGVRVTCDDEGGSPATELPRGIAEHVFVSRR, encoded by the coding sequence GTGACCTCACACGGCCTGATCGATACCACGGAGATGTACCTCCGGACGGTTTTCGAGCTCGAAGAAGAGGGGATCATCCCCCTTCGCGCGCGCATCGCGGAACGTCTCTCGCAGAGCGGCCCGACGGTGAGCCAGACGGTGGCACGGATGGAGCGCGACGGGCTGTTGCGGGTCGAGGGGGACCGGCACCTCGAGCTCACCGAGAGCGGCCGCGGGCTCGCGACCCGCGTGATGCGCAAGCACCGCCTCGCCGAATGCCTCCTCGTGAACGTCATCGGCCTCCCCTGGGAGGACGTCCACATCGAGGCGTGCCGCTGGGAGCACGTGATGTCGGAGGACGTCGAGCGGCGGCTGGTGGCCCTGCTCGACAACCCCACCACCTGCCCGCACGGCAACCCGATCCCGGGCCTGGACGAGCTGGGCGGGTACGCCGAGGAGTCGCAGACCGCCCCGGTGATGGTGATGACGGACGTGGCCACCGCGGGCGGCGCGCCCGCCGTCATCCGCCGGATCAGCGAGCAGGTGCAGAGCGACAGTGACCTGATGCTTAGACTCAAGCAGATCGGGATACAACCCGGGCGGGAGGTGACCCTCCGGGAAGGCGACGACGGTGTGCGGGTGACGTGTGACGACGAGGGCGGCAGTCCGGCGACCGAGCTCCCCCGGGGCATCGCCGAGCACGTGTTCGTCAGCAGGCGATGA
- a CDS encoding Hsp20/alpha crystallin family protein produces MLLTSIDPFVQEFERQFDRLARRTWGDSGAAVMPMDGVRRKDDVLLKFDLPGIDPGSVEVTVDRGVLTVSARREEERLDDERQFLRERPMGAFTRRVYLSEHLDADGIEAAYDNGVLAVRIPVLEKARPRKVEIQGAGRKVLEG; encoded by the coding sequence ATGCTGCTGACTTCGATCGACCCGTTCGTCCAGGAGTTCGAGCGCCAGTTCGACCGGCTCGCCCGGCGCACCTGGGGCGACTCCGGAGCGGCCGTGATGCCGATGGACGGTGTCCGCCGCAAGGACGACGTCCTGCTCAAGTTCGACCTGCCCGGCATCGACCCGGGCTCGGTGGAGGTCACCGTCGACCGCGGGGTGCTGACCGTCAGCGCCCGGCGCGAGGAGGAGCGCCTCGACGACGAGCGGCAGTTCCTCCGCGAGCGCCCGATGGGCGCGTTCACCCGGCGCGTCTACCTGTCGGAGCACCTCGACGCCGACGGCATCGAGGCCGCCTACGACAACGGCGTGCTCGCCGTACGCATCCCCGTGCTCGAGAAGGCCAGGCCGCGCAAGGTCGAGATCCAGGGCGCCGGCCGCAAGGTGCTGGAGGGGTGA
- a CDS encoding UdgX family uracil-DNA binding protein (This protein belongs to the uracil DNA glycosylase superfamily, members of which act in excision repair of DNA. However, it belongs more specifically to UdgX branch, whose founding member was found to bind uracil in DNA (where it does not belong), without cleaving it, appears to promote DNA repair by a pathway involving RecA, rather than base excision.): MSSVSSHDATPYLPAGPGARADLDALRRASADCRGCPLHENATQTVFGAGAPGARAVLVGEQPGDQEDRRGEPFVGPAGRVLDQALEEAGIERADVYVTNAVKHFKFKRFQGGKRRIHETPNGREMRACRPWLLAELRALEPDVVVALGATAGKALLGSSFRVTRQRGELLPLPDLDLIGTPAAARAVAEAAGGAGGETSGDGAAGDGAAVRLVATIHPSAVLRADDREEMYAGLVDDLRVAAAALG, encoded by the coding sequence ATGTCATCGGTTTCTTCCCACGACGCCACCCCGTACCTGCCGGCCGGCCCGGGCGCGCGGGCCGATCTGGACGCCCTGCGCCGGGCCTCGGCGGACTGCCGGGGATGCCCGCTGCACGAGAACGCCACCCAGACCGTCTTCGGCGCGGGCGCCCCGGGCGCGCGGGCCGTCCTCGTGGGCGAGCAGCCCGGCGACCAGGAGGACCGGCGCGGCGAGCCGTTCGTGGGCCCGGCCGGGCGCGTGCTGGACCAGGCCCTGGAGGAGGCCGGCATCGAGCGCGCGGACGTCTACGTCACCAACGCGGTGAAGCACTTCAAGTTCAAGCGGTTCCAGGGCGGCAAGCGCCGGATCCACGAGACGCCGAACGGGCGGGAGATGCGGGCCTGCCGCCCCTGGCTGCTGGCCGAGCTGCGGGCGCTGGAGCCCGACGTGGTGGTGGCGCTGGGCGCGACGGCCGGCAAGGCCCTGCTGGGCTCCTCGTTCCGGGTGACCAGGCAGCGCGGGGAACTGCTGCCGCTGCCCGATCTGGACCTCATCGGCACGCCCGCCGCGGCGAGGGCGGTCGCCGAGGCGGCCGGCGGCGCGGGGGGCGAGACCTCGGGGGACGGTGCGGCGGGGGACGGTGCGGCGGTTCGGCTGGTCGCCACCATCCACCCTTCGGCGGTGCTGCGGGCCGATGACCGCGAGGAGATGTACGCCGGGCTGGTCGACGATCTGAGGGTCGCGGCGGCGGCCCTGGGCTGA
- a CDS encoding MerR family transcriptional regulator: MTQGDGVTGGAAGGEARPRPPGALPVDDEHAPLYSVGQVAAMLRLRQAFLRRLDEYEVVRPSRTGGGQRRYSRVEISRVRYVVELVDEGMTLTAIRRVLELERRVQEMEARLREADARHARDRRRIHELESALRGGRPRPPGPYR; this comes from the coding sequence GTGACCCAGGGGGACGGCGTCACCGGGGGCGCGGCCGGCGGCGAGGCCCGGCCGCGCCCTCCGGGCGCTCTGCCGGTCGACGACGAGCACGCGCCCCTCTACTCCGTCGGGCAGGTCGCCGCGATGCTGCGGCTCCGGCAGGCGTTCCTGCGCCGCCTGGACGAGTACGAGGTCGTCCGGCCCAGCCGGACCGGGGGCGGGCAGCGCCGCTACTCCCGCGTCGAGATCTCCCGCGTGCGGTACGTGGTGGAGCTGGTCGACGAGGGCATGACCCTGACCGCCATCCGGCGCGTGCTGGAGCTGGAGCGGCGCGTCCAGGAGATGGAGGCGCGGCTGCGCGAGGCGGACGCCAGGCACGCGCGCGACCGGCGCCGCATCCACGAGCTGGAATCGGCGCTGCGCGGCGGGCGCCCGCGCCCGCCCGGCCCGTACCGCTGA
- a CDS encoding MFS transporter, whose product MTAEASLRKESRPVPAGRDLYVVLGALMLAMLLAALDQTIVSTALPTIVAELGGLNHLSWVVTAYLLAATASTPLWGKLGDQYGRKRLFQTSIVIFLIGSALCGLARDMTELIGFRALQGLGGGGLMVLVVAIVGDVVPPRERGRYQGLFGAVFGVSSVVGPLLGGWFVDNLTWRWVFYINLPIGVLALVVIAAVLHAPSERERHRIDYLGTLLIVGWAVALVLMTTWGGTTYAWTSPQVIGLGAAAVVLIAIWIVVERRAAEPVMPPRLFRSTTFTLGSAISFVVGFAMFGALTFLPLFLQVVNGVSPTLSGVHLLPMMAGMLVASIGSGQLISRTGHYKIFPVLGTPIIAVALWWCSGLDETTSATSTGVRLALLGFGLGLVMQVLVIAVQNAVSYEDLGAATSGVTFFRQIGGSFGVAVFGSIFSNRLAANTEDLVRRVTLPPGFDAQAVQGDPAVLNRFPPQVRAEFIHVYAQSIQTVFLWAVPVAAVGVVLTWFLREVPLRATSQTRDYGEGFGAAPTVRSSECEMERALSELMRKDPRARELYTRLGVLADVDLPAGGMWALCRIAREGSVPGTELAARAGVTVERGRPHVDRLVEAGLVRRRDGDLVITDAGRDVAGRLVAARRAGLARHLEGWAPEEHPELAALLSRLAVESLGDEGDADAVDPRSRRRP is encoded by the coding sequence ATGACCGCTGAGGCGTCGCTCCGGAAGGAGTCGCGGCCCGTGCCCGCGGGCCGCGACCTCTACGTGGTCCTCGGCGCGCTGATGCTCGCGATGCTGCTGGCCGCGCTGGACCAGACGATCGTCTCCACCGCGCTGCCCACCATCGTCGCCGAGCTGGGCGGGCTCAACCACCTCTCCTGGGTCGTCACCGCGTACCTGCTCGCCGCGACCGCCTCCACGCCGCTGTGGGGCAAGCTCGGCGACCAGTACGGGCGCAAGCGGCTGTTCCAGACCTCGATCGTCATCTTCCTGATCGGGTCCGCGCTGTGCGGGCTGGCCCGCGACATGACCGAGCTGATCGGGTTCCGGGCGCTGCAGGGCCTCGGCGGCGGCGGTCTCATGGTCCTGGTGGTCGCCATCGTCGGCGACGTCGTCCCGCCCCGGGAACGCGGCCGGTACCAGGGCCTGTTCGGCGCCGTCTTCGGCGTCTCCAGCGTGGTCGGGCCGCTGCTGGGCGGCTGGTTCGTCGACAACCTGACCTGGCGCTGGGTCTTCTACATCAACCTGCCCATCGGCGTGCTGGCGCTGGTGGTCATCGCCGCGGTGCTGCACGCCCCGTCCGAACGGGAACGGCACCGGATCGACTACCTGGGCACGCTGCTGATCGTGGGCTGGGCGGTCGCGCTGGTCCTGATGACCACCTGGGGCGGCACCACGTACGCCTGGACCTCGCCGCAGGTCATCGGGCTGGGCGCGGCCGCGGTGGTGCTCATCGCGATCTGGATCGTGGTGGAGCGGCGCGCGGCCGAGCCGGTCATGCCGCCCCGGCTGTTCCGGTCCACGACGTTCACGCTGGGCTCGGCGATCAGCTTCGTGGTCGGGTTCGCGATGTTCGGGGCGCTGACCTTCCTGCCGCTGTTCCTCCAGGTGGTGAACGGTGTCTCGCCCACCCTGTCCGGGGTGCACCTGCTGCCGATGATGGCCGGGATGCTGGTCGCCTCGATCGGCTCCGGGCAGCTGATCAGCCGTACCGGGCACTACAAGATCTTCCCGGTGCTGGGCACCCCGATCATCGCGGTCGCGCTGTGGTGGTGCTCGGGCCTGGACGAGACCACCTCGGCGACATCCACCGGCGTCCGGCTGGCCCTGCTGGGCTTCGGGCTCGGCCTGGTGATGCAGGTGCTGGTCATCGCGGTGCAGAACGCGGTGTCGTACGAGGATCTCGGGGCGGCCACCTCCGGGGTGACGTTCTTCCGGCAGATCGGCGGGTCGTTCGGCGTCGCGGTGTTCGGATCGATCTTCAGTAACCGGCTGGCCGCCAACACCGAGGACCTGGTCCGCCGGGTGACGCTGCCGCCGGGCTTCGACGCGCAGGCCGTCCAGGGCGATCCGGCGGTGCTGAACCGCTTCCCGCCGCAGGTCCGCGCCGAGTTCATCCACGTGTACGCCCAGTCCATCCAGACGGTGTTCCTGTGGGCGGTGCCGGTGGCCGCGGTCGGCGTCGTGCTGACCTGGTTCCTGCGCGAGGTGCCGCTGCGGGCGACCTCGCAGACCCGCGACTACGGGGAGGGCTTCGGCGCGGCACCGACGGTCCGCTCGTCCGAGTGCGAGATGGAACGGGCGCTGAGCGAGTTGATGCGCAAGGATCCGCGGGCCAGGGAGCTGTACACGCGGCTGGGGGTGCTGGCGGACGTGGACCTGCCCGCCGGCGGCATGTGGGCGCTGTGCCGGATCGCCCGCGAGGGCAGCGTGCCGGGCACCGAACTGGCCGCGCGCGCGGGCGTCACGGTCGAGCGGGGGCGTCCGCATGTGGACCGGCTGGTGGAGGCGGGGCTCGTCCGCCGGCGGGACGGGGATCTGGTCATCACCGACGCCGGGCGGGACGTCGCCGGCCGGCTGGTGGCGGCCCGCCGCGCGGGGCTGGCGCGGCACCTGGAGGGCTGGGCGCCCGAGGAGCACCCCGAGCTGGCCGCCCTGCTGTCGCGGCTGGCCGTGGAGTCCCTGGGGGACGAGGGCGACGCCGACGCCGTCGACCCGCGCTCCCGCCGCCGCCCGTGA
- a CDS encoding acetyl-CoA C-acetyltransferase, translated as MAEAYIVGAVRTPVGTKKGALKDVHPADLGAHVLKELVDRTGVDPSAVEDVIMGCVMQVGPQSLDIARTAWLSAGLPEGVPGVTIDRQCGSSQQAIHFAAQGVLSGTQDLVVASGVEQMAMVPMGSSVAMALEKGMPFPYGEGWGERYGQQEISQFRGAQLMAEKWGLSREDLERFALESHQRAVKAIEAGYFDREIAPLAGLAKDEGARADTTMEKMAGLKPLREGWAITAAVASQISVGASALLIASEEAVRRYDLTPRARIHTLAVTGSDPVYMLTGPIPATEKALARGGLKIDEIDVFEVNEAFAPVPMAWAKDTGASLEKTNPNGGAIALGHPLGATGGVLMTKLLHELERTGGRYGLQTMCEGGGQANATIIERV; from the coding sequence GTGGCCGAGGCGTACATCGTCGGCGCGGTCCGTACCCCCGTCGGCACCAAGAAGGGTGCCCTCAAGGACGTTCACCCCGCCGACCTCGGGGCCCACGTGCTCAAGGAGCTCGTCGACCGCACGGGGGTGGACCCGTCGGCGGTCGAGGACGTCATCATGGGCTGCGTCATGCAGGTCGGCCCGCAGTCGCTGGACATCGCGCGGACCGCGTGGCTGTCGGCCGGGCTGCCCGAGGGCGTGCCGGGCGTGACCATCGACCGCCAGTGCGGATCGTCCCAGCAGGCGATCCACTTCGCCGCGCAGGGCGTGCTGTCGGGCACCCAGGACCTGGTCGTGGCGTCCGGCGTCGAGCAGATGGCGATGGTCCCGATGGGGTCCTCGGTCGCCATGGCGCTGGAGAAGGGCATGCCCTTCCCGTACGGCGAGGGCTGGGGCGAGCGCTACGGGCAGCAGGAGATCTCGCAGTTCCGCGGCGCCCAGCTGATGGCCGAGAAGTGGGGCCTCTCCCGCGAGGACCTGGAGCGGTTCGCGCTCGAGAGCCACCAGCGGGCGGTGAAGGCCATCGAGGCCGGCTACTTCGACCGCGAGATCGCCCCGCTGGCCGGGCTGGCCAAGGACGAGGGCGCCCGCGCCGACACCACGATGGAGAAGATGGCCGGGCTCAAGCCGCTGCGCGAGGGCTGGGCGATCACCGCCGCCGTCGCCTCGCAGATCTCGGTCGGCGCCTCCGCGCTGCTGATCGCCTCCGAGGAGGCCGTCAGGCGGTACGACCTCACCCCGCGGGCGCGGATCCACACCCTCGCGGTCACGGGCTCGGACCCGGTCTACATGCTGACCGGCCCGATCCCGGCCACCGAGAAGGCGCTGGCCCGCGGCGGGCTGAAGATCGACGAGATCGACGTGTTCGAGGTCAACGAGGCGTTCGCGCCGGTGCCGATGGCCTGGGCCAAGGACACCGGGGCGTCGCTGGAGAAGACCAACCCCAACGGCGGCGCGATCGCGCTGGGGCACCCGCTGGGCGCCACCGGCGGCGTGCTGATGACCAAGCTGCTGCACGAGCTGGAGCGCACCGGCGGCCGGTACGGCCTGCAGACGATGTGCGAGGGCGGCGGCCAGGCCAACGCCACGATCATCGAGCGGGTCTGA
- a CDS encoding MFS transporter: MKRSKQEDSPEEDSQGEGGPDGGGPDGGGPDGGGPAGGAERVRTGWIRRVAIDVRPLRHPAYRRLWLGQGVSWVGLQVSAVAVPVQVYDMTRSSFWVGVLGVVNLVPLIVFGLWGGAVADHVDRRKLLFASSCVTWLATLLLLAQAVLGMNHLGLIMAVVAVQATGFAVSSPTRNAITPRLVEPSLVPAANTLNFTASTVGMLAGPLFAGFLLARWSYPAAYALDAVLFSVGLYAALRLPPIPPLGRVTGSPGLRSVVEGLRYLATQPVLLMSFVVDIIAMGIAMPRALFPELAETRFGGGDAVGWLFASIAIGSFAGGLMSGWIGRVRRQGVALIGAIVVWGLAVAAAGLADRLWLAVVLLAVGGAADLVSAVFRQTMLQTYAPDEMRGRLQGVFTVVVAGGPRLGDLRAGATATMAGATVSWVGGGLVCAVLVVLVGVCVPALLRYDARATPGGPEAASGKA; this comes from the coding sequence GTGAAGCGTTCGAAACAGGAGGACTCTCCGGAGGAGGATTCCCAGGGCGAGGGAGGCCCGGACGGGGGAGGCCCGGACGGGGGAGGCCCGGACGGGGGAGGCCCGGCGGGCGGTGCGGAGCGGGTCCGTACCGGGTGGATCAGGCGGGTCGCCATCGACGTGCGCCCGCTCCGCCACCCCGCGTACCGGCGGCTGTGGCTGGGGCAGGGCGTGTCATGGGTGGGGCTGCAGGTCAGCGCCGTGGCCGTGCCGGTCCAGGTGTACGACATGACGCGGTCGTCGTTCTGGGTCGGCGTCCTGGGCGTCGTCAACCTGGTCCCGCTGATCGTCTTCGGCCTGTGGGGCGGCGCGGTGGCCGACCACGTGGACCGCCGCAAGCTGCTGTTCGCCTCCTCCTGCGTGACCTGGCTGGCGACGCTGCTCCTGCTGGCCCAGGCGGTGCTGGGGATGAACCACCTCGGGCTGATCATGGCGGTGGTGGCGGTGCAGGCGACCGGTTTCGCGGTGTCCTCGCCGACCCGCAACGCGATCACCCCCAGGCTGGTGGAGCCGTCCCTCGTCCCGGCGGCCAACACGCTCAACTTCACCGCCAGCACGGTCGGGATGCTGGCCGGGCCGCTGTTCGCGGGCTTCCTGCTGGCCCGGTGGAGCTACCCGGCCGCGTACGCGCTGGACGCCGTCCTCTTCTCGGTGGGGCTGTACGCGGCGCTGCGGCTGCCGCCCATCCCGCCGCTGGGCCGGGTCACCGGGTCGCCCGGGCTGCGCTCGGTGGTCGAGGGCCTGCGCTACCTGGCCACCCAGCCGGTCCTGCTGATGTCGTTCGTCGTCGACATCATCGCGATGGGGATCGCGATGCCGCGGGCGCTGTTCCCGGAGCTGGCCGAGACCCGCTTCGGGGGCGGGGACGCGGTCGGCTGGCTGTTCGCCTCGATCGCCATCGGCTCCTTCGCCGGCGGGCTGATGTCGGGCTGGATCGGGCGGGTCCGCCGGCAGGGGGTCGCGCTGATCGGCGCGATCGTCGTGTGGGGGCTGGCGGTGGCGGCGGCCGGGCTGGCCGACCGGCTGTGGCTGGCCGTCGTGCTCCTGGCCGTCGGCGGCGCGGCCGACCTGGTGTCGGCGGTGTTCCGGCAGACCATGCTCCAGACCTACGCCCCGGACGAGATGCGCGGCCGGCTCCAGGGCGTCTTCACCGTGGTCGTGGCGGGCGGGCCCCGCCTGGGCGACCTGCGCGCGGGCGCGACCGCCACCATGGCGGGGGCGACGGTGTCGTGGGTGGGCGGCGGCCTGGTGTGCGCGGTGCTCGTCGTGCTGGTCGGCGTGTGCGTCCCGGCCCTGCTGCGGTACGACGCGCGCGCGACGCCCGGGGGCCCGGAGGCCGCCTCCGGGAAGGCGTAG
- a CDS encoding ATP-binding SpoIIE family protein phosphatase has translation MKRWGDPPFDAHLPPETVLNQMEMAVIVCDRFSNVIYGNAFARQLFGFGGDDFIGHSVLSLGIAEEDHEQATELARHVLKGNVWEGTFCNMRADGTTVYTRAHAVPLRHPSGAVDGIVIFAREALRSNQREQERYGLLERIGERLGGSLELETTLRRVADTLVPQFADHCFIDLFSGDRLYRRVSRHAAGWEPPPGTWAEVGEPISYPPGHFSAKAMNRRDAVLVEDMVQHRFSAPNESSKRLGDEMGITSVISAPLLVRGELLGVMSMALSNLSKRPDPHYDGFDRDLLGAIASRVALAVDNALLFEEERETALAFQKHLLPGERPPRLDGLQIAWRYEPARPLESHGHGIQTQVGGDWYDVIPLSAGRVGLVIGDVEGRGARAAAVMGQLRAALRAFAQDDKPPAEILRELDEWVRTMTRPERMRSGWNSDDLVRPPLVSCTYFVYDAWSRVLEFANAGHDPPLLIVDGEVSELPFESEGAMLGVRAPGVGAEIFFTEETAELKPGATLVLYTDGLIDRRPRDNGDYYSREESRELVRAAVGEAAGGDVEAIARAAYEAVPGDINDDVAIVVIRTAPEELAVEERTFPAEPIMVSEARRMAADAFAAWGMLDEQAELACLLVSEVVTNVVLHATATPASPRRELVLDGPPLVQFNDTDEFGAVAFDEDDWNLGADLGRREPPTKEFRLRLRHGAGAVWVEVFDSDMRLPRIRSAGETDEGGRGLYLVDQLASRWGARPTADGKAVWFELPLTP, from the coding sequence ATGAAGCGTTGGGGCGATCCGCCGTTCGACGCGCACCTGCCGCCGGAGACCGTGCTCAACCAGATGGAGATGGCGGTCATCGTCTGCGACCGCTTCAGCAACGTCATCTACGGCAACGCGTTCGCGCGCCAGCTGTTCGGGTTCGGCGGCGACGACTTCATCGGCCACTCGGTGCTGTCGCTGGGCATCGCCGAGGAGGACCACGAGCAGGCCACCGAGCTGGCCCGGCACGTTCTCAAGGGGAACGTGTGGGAGGGCACCTTCTGCAACATGCGCGCCGACGGCACCACCGTCTACACCCGCGCCCACGCCGTGCCGCTGCGCCATCCGTCCGGCGCGGTCGACGGCATCGTGATCTTCGCCCGCGAGGCGCTCCGCAGCAACCAGCGCGAGCAGGAGCGCTACGGGCTGCTGGAGCGGATCGGCGAGCGGCTGGGCGGTTCGCTGGAGCTGGAGACCACGCTGCGGCGGGTCGCCGACACCCTGGTGCCGCAGTTCGCCGACCACTGCTTCATCGACCTGTTCAGCGGTGACCGGCTCTACCGCCGGGTGTCCCGGCACGCCGCGGGCTGGGAGCCGCCGCCCGGCACCTGGGCCGAGGTCGGCGAGCCGATCTCCTACCCGCCCGGCCACTTCAGCGCCAAGGCGATGAACCGCCGCGACGCGGTCCTGGTGGAGGACATGGTCCAGCACCGGTTCTCCGCGCCCAACGAGTCCAGCAAGCGGCTGGGCGACGAGATGGGCATCACCTCGGTCATCTCGGCGCCGCTGCTGGTGCGCGGCGAGCTGCTGGGCGTGATGAGCATGGCGCTGTCCAACCTCAGCAAGCGTCCCGACCCGCACTACGACGGGTTCGACCGCGACCTGCTGGGCGCGATCGCCAGCCGGGTGGCGCTGGCCGTCGACAACGCCCTCCTCTTCGAGGAGGAGCGGGAGACCGCGCTGGCGTTCCAGAAGCACCTGCTGCCCGGCGAGCGCCCGCCCCGGCTGGACGGCCTCCAGATCGCCTGGCGGTACGAGCCGGCCCGGCCGCTGGAGTCGCACGGGCACGGCATCCAGACCCAGGTGGGCGGCGACTGGTACGACGTGATCCCGCTCTCGGCGGGCCGGGTAGGGCTGGTGATCGGCGACGTGGAGGGCCGCGGGGCCCGCGCCGCCGCCGTGATGGGCCAGCTGCGCGCCGCGCTGCGCGCGTTCGCCCAGGACGACAAGCCCCCCGCCGAGATCCTGCGCGAACTGGACGAGTGGGTCCGCACGATGACCCGCCCCGAGCGGATGCGCTCCGGGTGGAACAGCGACGACCTGGTCCGGCCGCCGCTGGTCTCGTGCACCTACTTCGTCTACGACGCCTGGTCGCGGGTCCTGGAGTTCGCCAACGCCGGGCACGACCCGCCGCTGCTGATCGTCGACGGCGAGGTGAGCGAGCTGCCCTTCGAGAGCGAGGGCGCGATGCTCGGGGTCCGCGCGCCCGGCGTGGGCGCTGAGATCTTCTTCACCGAGGAGACCGCGGAGCTCAAGCCCGGCGCCACGCTGGTGCTCTACACCGACGGCCTGATCGACCGGCGCCCCCGGGACAACGGCGACTACTACTCCCGCGAGGAGTCCCGCGAGCTGGTGCGGGCGGCGGTCGGCGAGGCCGCCGGCGGCGACGTGGAGGCCATCGCCCGTGCCGCGTACGAGGCCGTGCCGGGTGACATCAACGACGACGTCGCGATCGTGGTGATCCGGACCGCCCCGGAGGAGCTGGCGGTCGAGGAGCGCACCTTCCCGGCCGAGCCGATCATGGTGTCGGAGGCCCGCCGGATGGCCGCCGACGCGTTCGCCGCCTGGGGCATGCTCGACGAGCAGGCCGAGCTGGCCTGCCTGCTGGTCTCCGAGGTCGTCACCAACGTGGTGCTGCACGCCACCGCCACCCCGGCGTCGCCGCGCCGCGAGCTGGTGCTGGACGGGCCGCCGCTGGTGCAGTTCAACGACACCGACGAGTTCGGGGCCGTCGCGTTCGACGAGGACGACTGGAACCTGGGCGCCGACCTGGGGCGCCGGGAACCGCCGACCAAGGAGTTCCGGCTCCGGCTCCGGCACGGCGCGGGCGCGGTCTGGGTCGAGGTCTTCGACTCCGACATGCGGCTGCCCCGGATCCGCAGCGCCGGTGAGACCGACGAGGGCGGCCGCGGCCTCTACCTGGTCGACCAGCTGGCCAGCCGCTGGGGCGCCCGGCCCACGGCCGACGGCAAGGCCGTGTGGTTCGAGCTGCCGCTCACGCCGTGA
- a CDS encoding class I SAM-dependent methyltransferase, translating into MPHPATMTQGPGAPFAPHLRRLLEFTEPDRDDVCLDVARGQGPMPAALWPQVRHVTAVDALPPPAPGRRGGRMSTVTFGTGLGTGPVRILGGPDDRGRPGTGRGGAPPRHDITTGHRGTPDPVRVRADATALPYRDGSFTLVTARFSLFALGAPDRVLRELLRVCRPGGRLIIADLVRGNLAQPDRDRIERLRDPDHPGTPSIAAVTDLITTAGASIRRLDVFTVERPLEPWLAGARDPDAADRIRTALLDEVDGGPRTGAKPRVIGGELWFTQSWAHVAAEPI; encoded by the coding sequence GTGCCGCATCCGGCCACGATGACGCAAGGGCCGGGCGCCCCGTTCGCCCCGCATCTACGGCGCCTCCTGGAGTTCACCGAACCCGACCGCGACGACGTGTGCCTGGACGTCGCGCGCGGCCAGGGGCCCATGCCCGCGGCGCTCTGGCCCCAGGTCCGGCACGTCACCGCGGTCGACGCCCTGCCGCCCCCGGCCCCCGGCCGGCGCGGCGGCCGGATGTCCACCGTCACCTTCGGCACCGGCCTCGGCACCGGGCCGGTCCGGATCCTGGGCGGCCCGGACGACCGCGGCCGTCCCGGCACCGGCCGGGGCGGCGCGCCACCGCGGCACGACATCACGACCGGCCACCGCGGCACGCCCGACCCGGTACGGGTCCGCGCGGACGCGACCGCGCTGCCCTACCGCGACGGGAGCTTCACCCTCGTCACCGCCCGCTTCTCCCTCTTCGCCCTGGGCGCCCCGGACCGCGTGCTGCGCGAGCTGCTGCGGGTCTGCCGCCCCGGCGGCCGGCTGATCATCGCCGACCTGGTGCGCGGCAACCTGGCCCAGCCGGACCGGGACCGGATCGAGCGGCTGCGCGACCCGGACCATCCCGGCACCCCCTCCATCGCCGCCGTCACCGACCTGATCACCACGGCCGGGGCGAGCATCCGCCGGCTCGACGTGTTCACGGTGGAGCGCCCGCTGGAGCCGTGGCTGGCCGGGGCCCGCGATCCGGACGCCGCCGACCGCATCCGCACCGCGCTCCTGGACGAGGTCGACGGCGGCCCCCGTACCGGCGCCAAGCCCCGCGTCATCGGCGGGGAGCTGTGGTTCACGCAGTCATGGGCGCACGTGGCGGCCGAGCCCATTTAG